Proteins encoded by one window of Anopheles maculipalpis chromosome 2RL, idAnoMacuDA_375_x, whole genome shotgun sequence:
- the LOC126557046 gene encoding uncharacterized protein LOC126557046 has translation MGEESLERSDGKLLQPHVADYSPVRQEHHQHHHPAQMPPQDEPSPDEQSARDEDNTQRSIVCGPAAASKLIDSAPKQQEDTQNKLNKVLPPAPLVLVPHGDSTNEPSRTDYSEENTQNQADQSNGRAALLPRNGSATICRSISNSTMQPNAKPGQTERYRPPEEGDPEDGTTEDDYELVPPDGGWGWLVLAGSMLVNILVPGTIKSFGVLFVEFLEAFQASPSTAAWIPALCYFLYSSLGPLSSILSVKYSYRTVTIVGGTFAAVGMIITFWATSVNYLYISYGVLVGTGAGLSFPPTVYIVTSYFVKLRGLANGLCISGSALGSIILPPVLRFLLENYGYRGACLIMGGITLNVWVAAIFYEPVEKHMKRVRKVQPSVDDEELAAVVVQQRDVILEECESNETDPLAEEPANGPMTINVNASQTLLPQGKSTSVKPKFAITGDDTPTISTPTLEHKSPDIFRFNPKNGLIDSFARSASAAAVPVSYGRDRDEMLGGEVGGGGNKRQRKISTPIKEEHRNLTFTSQLSSNSFLGNDGTLGSYFRLNRLNSMRSGVGQPGRDGQQLVHRPPKRSPSTSSFQYMSTPFHGSTLSTHQPKEFASHLSLRSFGGSVSRTGKTSGPAEDDTMDQNKTDKKGDSKTFFDLSLLSDPTYLVILISNSTNAIGYTNFIILLPAYAISLGFDKSLAAYLLSIVSTLDLVGRIGGSALSDTNLIPKTWYFVGGLSISGLALALLPTVRDYTMVSVFCGLFGLASGTYVGITAVIMADMLGTERLTSSYGISLFVNGILQLVGPPICGVIFERMGMYQPLFTALGFVLLGGSALWGFMPLINRQKRRKAEAEAKAAAESSKVLPDLPQQPYDEDDDVPLQLKRDGVDRSIAA, from the coding sequence ATTCCGCACCAAAGCAACAGGAAGACACTCAAAACAAGCTCAACAAGGTGCTTCCACCGGCACCACTGGTGCTGGTACCGCATGGCGATAGCACTAACGAACCATCCCGGACGGATTATTCGGAAGAAAATACTCAGAATCAGGCTGATCAGTCGAACGGACGGGCAGCGTTATTACCGCGCAATGGTAGTGCAACCATTTGTCGTAGCATTTCCAACAGCACGATGCAACCAAATGCGAAACCCGGCCAAACGGAACGATACCGGCCACCCGAAGAAGGCGATCCTGAGGATGGTACGACCGAAGATGACTACGAGCTCGTACCACCGGACGGTGGCTGGGGATGGCTTGTGCTGGCCGGTTCGATGCTGGTAAACATTCTCGTCCCGGGTACGATCAAAAGCTTCGGTGTGCTTTTTGTCGAATTTCTGGAAGCGTTCCAAGCGTCACCCTCGACTGCCGCGTGGATTCCAGCACTTTGCTACTTTCTGTACAGCTCGCTGGGACCACTATCCAGCATTCTGTCGGTGAAGTACAGCTACCGTACAGTAACGATCGTTGGCGGTACGTTTGCGGCCGTCGGTATGATCATCACGTTCTGGGCCACCTCGGTAAACTATCTGTACATCAGTTACGGTGTGCTGGTCGGTACCGGAGCCGGCCTTTCCTTTCCACCGACCGTGTACATCGTTACGTCGTATTTCGTGAAGCTGCGCGGCCTTGCAAACGGACTGTGCATCTCAGGCAGTGCGCTTGGTTCGATCATTCTGCCACCGGTGCTACGTTTTCTACTCGAGAACTATGGCTATCGGGGTGCGTGTCTTATTATGGGCGGGATAACGCTAAACGTGTGGGTAGCGGCAATTTTCTACGAACCGGTGGAGAAGCACATGAAGCGTGTCCGGAAGGTGCAACCGTCTGTGGACGATGAGGAACTGGCGGCGGTGGTCGTTCAGCAGCGTGACGTCATCCTAGAGGAGTGTGAATCCAACGAAACTGATCCGCTGGCGGAAGAACCGGCGAATGGACCGATGACAATAAATGTAAATGCTTCGCAGACGCTCCTACCGCAAGGCAAGTCGACAAGTGTAAAACCAAAGTTTGCCATTACCGGCGATGATACTCCGACCATCTCGACGCCCACGCTTGAACACAAATCCCCGGACATATTCCGTTTCAATCCAAAGAACGGATTGATTGACAGTTTCGCGCGAAGTGCATCGGCTGCAGCCGTTCCGGTTTCGTACGGAAGAGATCGCGATGAAATGCTGGGTGGAGAAGTCGGAGGTGGAGGTAACAAACGGCAGAGGAAAATCAGCACACCTATCAAGGAGGAGCACCGAAACCTTACCTTCACCAGTCAGCTGAGTTCGAACTCGTTCCTTGGTAACGATGGTACGCTCGGTTCGTACTTCCGCCTGAATCGACTAAACTCAATGCGCAGTGGAGTCGGCCAACCGGGAAGAGATGGACAGCAGCTCGTGCATCGACCACCGAAGCGATCACCGTCGACTAGCAGCTTCCAGTACATGAGCACACCGTTCCACGGCAGTACACTGTCCACGCATCAGCCGAAAGAGTTCGCTTCCCATctgtcgctgcgttcgttcgggGGCAGTGTTTCACGGACGGGCAAAACGTCCGGTCCGGCGGAAGATGATACGAtggatcaaaacaaaacggacaaGAAAGGCGACAGTAAGACGTTCTTCGATTTGTCGCTGCTGAGCGATCCGACCTACCTCGTGATCCTGATCTCGAACTCGACGAACGCGATCGGTTACACCAACTTTATCATTCTGCTGCCGGCGTACGCCATTTCGCTCGGGTTTGACAAGAGCTTGGCCGCGTACCTGCTATCGATCGTGTCGACGCTCGATCTTGTCGGTCGTATCGGTGGTTCGGCTCTGTCCGATACCAATCTCATACCCAAGACGTGGTACTTTGTGGGTGGGTTGTCGATATCGGGGTTGGCCCTCGCACTATTACCAACCGTCCGCGATTATACGATGGTGAGCGTGTTTTGTGGGCTATTTGGACTCGCGTCCGGTACGTACGTTGGGATTACGGCAGTTATTATGGCTGATATGTTGGGTACCGAGCGGCTTACCTCGTCGTATGGGATCAGTCTGTTCGTCAACGGTATCCTCCAGCTGGTTGGTCCACCGATCTGTGGCGTGATCTTCGAACGGATGGGCATGTATCAACCGTTGTTCACAGCGCTCGGGTTTGTGCTACTCGGTGGATCGGCTCTGTGGGGCTTCATGCCGCTGATCAATCGACAGAAGCGAAGAAAAGCGGAAGCAGAGGCTAAGGCAGCAGCGGAATCTTCAAAGGTATTACCAGACCTTCCACAGCAACCGTACGACGAGGACGATGATGTGCCGTTGCAGTTGAAGCGTGACGGAGTGGACAGATCAATCGCCGCTTGA
- the LOC126559068 gene encoding glutathione S-transferase D5-like has product MELYFNIVSPPCQTVLLVGKKLGITFDLKEVNPHLPEVREELKKYNPQHTIPTFIEDGHVIWESYAIAIYLVEKYGKDDSLYPKDAKVRSIVNQRLFFDNGLMFKSAIEYVECILKKKLEPTEEMVQKLKKSLGLLESFVKERSFVAADHLTIADICLLSSVTMLGGLKYDLEPYPGIQAWVGRVTGELPNYAEFHKELLEKSLEYIKTL; this is encoded by the exons ATGGAGCTTTACTTTAACATTGTGTCACCGCCGTGCCAGACTGTGCTGCTGGTAGGCAAAAAGCTCGGCATCACCTTCGACCTGAAGGAAGTCAATCCCCATCTGCCGGAAGTGCGAGAAGAGCTGAAGAAG TACAATCCTCAGCACACCATACCGACGTTCATCGAGGATGGACACGTTATTTGGGAGTCGTACGCCATCGCCATCTATCTGGTGGAAAAGTACGGCAAAGACGATTCACTCTACCCGAAAGACGCGAAGGTACGCTCGATCGTGAACCAGCGGCTGTTCTTCGACAATGGCTTAATGTTCAAGAGTGCCATCGAGTACGTGGAGTGTAttctgaaaaaaaagcttgaacCAACGGAAGAGATGGTGCAGAAGCTGAAGAAGTCGCTCGGACTGTTGGAATCATTCGTGAAGGAACGCTCGTTCGTCGCTGCCGATCATCTGACGATCGCCGACATTTGTTTGCTGAGCAGCGTGACGATGCTGGGCGGGCTGAAGTATGATTTGGAACCGTACCCAGGCATTCAGGCATGGGTTGGACGTGTGACGGGCGAGCTGCCAAACTATGCCGAATTCCACAAGGAACTGCTCGAGAAGAGCCTGGAGTACATTAAAACGTTGTAG
- the LOC126559066 gene encoding glutathione S-transferase D5-like, protein MDYYYSLVSPPCQSAILVAKKLGITLNLKKTNVHDPAERDALTKLNPQHTIPTLVDNGHVVWESYAIVTYLVDAYGKDDALYPKDPKVRSIVNQRLFFDIGTLYKQLIEIIHLVMKKEQPTDEQMEKLKKAVDLLEHFVTERPYAAADHLTVADICLLGTVTAMNWLKYDLEPFPHVRAWIERVTAEIPDYAEFRKDAEQAIKEYIANRK, encoded by the exons ATGGATTACTACTACAGTCTTGTGTCGCCACCGTGCCAGAGTGCAATACTGGTCGCAAAGAAGCTCGGTATTACGCTGAACCtgaaaaaaacgaacgttCATGATCCGGCTGAACGAGATGCACTAACAAAG CTTAACCCGCAACACACCATCCCGACACTGGTGGACAATGGGCACGTCGTGTGGGAATCGTACGCGATCGTTACATATTTGGTGGATGCCTACGGAAAGGATGATGCCCTCTACCCGAAAGATCCGAAGGTACGGTCGATTGTGAACCAACGGCTGTTCTTCGATATCGGTACGCTGTACAAGCAGCTGATCGAAATCATCCATCTAGTGATGAAGAAGGAGCAACCCACCGATGAGCAGATGGAAAAGCTGAAGAAAGCTGTCGATCTGTTGGAACACTTTGTTACGGAACGTCCGTACGCTGCGGCGGATCATCTGACGGTGGCGGATATTTGTTTGCTGGGTACAGTGACTGCAATGAACTGGCTGAAGTATGATCTGGAACCGTTCCCACACGTGAGGGCGTGGATTGAGCGCGTTACGGCCGAAATTCCTGACTATGCTGAGTTCCGGAAGGATGCAGAACAGGCGATCAAGGAGTACATCGCCAATCGAAAGTGA
- the LOC126559067 gene encoding glutathione S-transferase 3-like, whose product MDLYYHIRSAPCQPVVFLAKHMGLELNYKVISIYDPKDFEVLKQVNPQHTIPTLVDNGHALWESYAILIYLAEKYALDDSLYPKDLIERSVVHQRLFFDSGSFQNISLQSLILHFRNKPIPDENLAKIKRAVDVLEMYLTDTPYVAGQKLTIADFSIFVSVCSLDMIKYDLTSYPNIVRWFEKMGTHIPDLAAMRKEIDLGLKALLASMD is encoded by the exons ATGGATCTGTATTACCACATTCGTTCCGCACCATGTCAACCAGTGGTGTTTCTTGCCAAGCATATGGGGCTGGAGCTGAACTACAAAGTGATCAGTATATACGATCCTAAGGATTTTGAAGTGCTTAAGCAG GTCAATCCCCAGCACACCATCCCCACGCTGGTTGACAACGGGCATGCGCTGTGGGAATCGTACGCCATCCTGATCTATCTGGCGGAGAAGTACGCGCTGGACGACAGTCTCTATCCGAAGGACTTGATCGAACGATCGGTGGTCCATCAGCGTCTGTTTTTCGATAGTGGAAGCTTTCAGAACATCTCGCTGCAATCGCTGATACTGCACTTCCGCAACAAACCGATCCCGGATGAAAATTTGGCCAAGATTAAGCGTGCGGTCGATGTGCTGGAGATGTATCTCACCGATACGCCGTACGTCGCCGGTCAAAAGCTGACGATCGCCGATTTCTCCATCTTTGTGAGCGTTTGCTCGCTGGACATGATAAAGTACGATCTAACGTCCTACCCGAACATTGTGCGCTGGTTCGAGAAGATGGGAACGCACATTCCAGACCTGGCCGCAATGCGCAAGGAGATCGACCTTGGGCTGAAAGCGCTGCTGGCTTCAATGGACTAG
- the LOC126558688 gene encoding glutathione S-transferase 1-like, whose protein sequence is MPLDLYYSIISPPCRVVLLFAKWLKLDLNLIELDVLKREHYKPEFLKLNPQHYIPTLVDGDVVVWESSAVLIYLAEKYSTDDTLYPKDIALRAKVNQRLFYDIGTLMRSVTTYYHPILMGGEGKLEDFKKVQDAVAVLNSFLYGSRWTAGEHITVADFAIAVTVAALDGLLNFDFTVYPNVHRWYEQCKRELVGYTEITKEAAQKTQAFLERFREMRTAEQQQLCELQQQDHQQGSRELPEDKQSDQHKQQYTELQTPQKPRARDSSKTVSPDDKLADEVRSDESSKMSTED, encoded by the exons ATGCCTCTCGATCTGTACTACAGCATAATATCACCGCCATGTCGagtggtgttgctgtttgcgAAATGGTTGAAGCTCGACCTGAACCTCATCGAGCTGGACGTGCTGAAGCGGGAACACTACAAGCCCGAATTTCTAAAG CTAAACCCTCAGCACTACATTCCCACCCTGGTCGATGGCGACGTGGTTGTCTGGGAATCCAGTGCCGTACTGATCTATCTGGCAGAAAAATATAGCACGGACGATACTCTCTACCCGAAGGATATAGCTCTACGCGCCAAAGTGAATCAACGGTTGTTTTACGACATTGGCACGCTGATGCGCAGTGTCACTACGTACTATCATCCCATCCTGATGGGGGGCGAAGGCAAGTTGGAAGACTTTAAGAAAGTCCAGGATGCGGTTGCAGTGCTGAACAGCTTCCTGTACGGTAGCCGTTGGACGGCCGGAGAGCATATAACGGTGGCCGATTTCGCTATTGCCGTCACGGTGGCCGCCCTGGACGGGTTGCTAAACTTTGACTTTACCGTCTATCCGAACGTGCACCGGTGGTATGAGCAGTGCAAGCGGGAGCTCGTTGGCTACACGGAGATTACGAAGGAAGCGGCCCAAAAGACGCAAGCCTTCCTGGAGCGATTTCGTGAAATGCGGACtgcggagcagcagcagctttgcGAGTTACAGCAGCAAGATCATCAGCAAGGTAGCCGAGAGCTGCCTGAGGATAAGCAAAGCGATCAACACAAGCAACAGTACACCGAGCTGCAGACGCCGCAGAAGCCACGCGCACGCGACAGTTCTAAAACTGTTTCGCCCGACGATAAGCTTGCCGATGAAGTTAGATCGGATGAGTCGTCGAAAATGTCTACCGAAGATTAG